The nucleotide sequence GTCCAAGCAACTTCTTAATCTTATCCTTATTGGAACTTGCAATATATTCATTTTCCAAACTCAACATATTCTCATAATGGCTTGAAGATTTCTCCAAAGTGAAATAGACCTTAATCTTTCTTAAATCATTTAATTCCCCTTTGGAAATGTCTAATTTATCAATTTCATTATCATCTAAATTCTTAATCTTATTGATATACTTGAATAACTGCAATCCATTGTCATCTGCAGAATATGGCAGATCCATCAATATCCATATTCTCTTGTTTCTAAGGAACGGATAGGACAATAAATATAATCCTCTTAAGACAAAGCCTGTACGCCATCCTTCTCTTTTTTGACTGAATATGTTTCTTAAAGTGTGCAATTGATTCTTCAATGAACTGAAGGAAGTCCTTTTCTCAACCAAAATGGAGTTTCCTTGGTCATAGGAAATGTAATCCTTAGATACTTTGAATTCTGAAATCCTTGATAGTCTTGAAGTCAAGTTATAGTCTATCAATAAGTCTTCATCAAGGATCCCCAAATCAGAATATGAATCATTAAGTTCTGCTCTAAATGAAATTTTTGTATTATTATCTTTCATTGGAATCTTAACTTCAAAATTGTGATTGTGTCCATAATTGAAATTCAGTGAATAATTGTCCCTTTGAGGGAAATTAAGCTTTTTGGAGTCTATTATAACATCATCATTCACCACAGCTTGAACATTAAGTTCCTTATTGAATAAGCTTGTAATCATACCAGATATGTATAATTCACTTGGATTCTTGAATTCAAAATTGTCAATATAAACTGTATTAAGAGATAATTTCTTAATTAATGAATCCAATTCTCTTTTACTAATTTTGGGAACTATATTGTTTTCATTTTCCAAGAACTTCTCATCAATTTCCTGAATATTGAATGTCTTTGTATCCAAATAATCCCAACCAAAGTACTTTAACAAGACAATATGTGCCTTCAGTGTGGATGGAATGGACCTTTGTTCCAATATCACCTCATCTCCAATGTAATATAGGAGTGAGAAGATCTTTTCATAAAGCTCCTTAATTTCCTCTTCATTTAAAAGATTGCTTACGTCCTTTATCTCCAAAATCCATTGAAGGTCATACATGATTACATTTTGAATGAATTCAGGAACTTCATTGTACATTCTTAATGAATCATCAATCAATTTAAAGAAATAATTGTCAATGCGTGTAGTGAAATAAGACTTATTGTTTGCAGAGTTGGATATAAGTGAGTTTTCAACATCATTCTTTCTGTAATGATACTCGCAGTCAGACAAAACACCATATTTTGGATTTTCTAAAAACAGTTGATTCATGAGTAATGCATCCTCAGATACAGTGAGGTTTTCATTGAAGTTTTTGCCCTCCAATTTAGAGTATCGAATAAATGAAGAAGCGGCTGATAATTGTATATGGTCAGGCTCTTCAATTAAGTTTACGACACCATTCCTTTCAAATTTGAAATTCAATGGATGATTTCCTCTTTTGTAACCGAAGAAATGTATAGGGATTGATACAATATCAATGTTTTCGTTATTTTCAAAGAAATCATAAACCTTTTCAAAGGCATTTTTAGAAATATAATCATCACTGTCCAGAAAGTTGACATATTTTCCTTCAACCTCACCTAATCCTCTATTTCTTGTGAAGGCTGGACCCATATTTTTTTCATTGCTGATTAGCTTGATGTTATTTGGATACTTTTCCACATAGGATTCGCAAATGGATTTGGTGTTATCCTGGCTTGCATCATTTACGATAATAATTTGAAGGTTATCCTTAAATCCTATGGATTGTTTTATGATTGAATCCAAGGATTCTTCTATGTATTTTTCAGCGTTATAAGCTGCCATCACAACTGAAAATATGAATGTCAAATTATTATCTCCTTTTAATGATTTGAAAAAAAGTCTTTAAAGTTTTTAAATAGTTTTTATATAATCTATATATTTTAAAAATATAAATAGATAACTTAAAAATTAAATACTAAAAATCATAAAATATTAAATTAGGTGAAAAAATAATGAAAAAACTATATATTTTATTATTGAGTTTAATTCTTATTTACATGTGTGTCAATATCGCATATACCATGTATAATCCAG is from Methanobrevibacter sp. and encodes:
- a CDS encoding CDP-glycerol glycerophosphotransferase family protein, which encodes MTFIFSVVMAAYNAEKYIEESLDSIIKQSIGFKDNLQIIIVNDASQDNTKSICESYVEKYPNNIKLISNEKNMGPAFTRNRGLGEVEGKYVNFLDSDDYISKNAFEKVYDFFENNENIDIVSIPIHFFGYKRGNHPLNFKFERNGVVNLIEEPDHIQLSAASSFIRYSKLEGKNFNENLTVSEDALLMNQLFLENPKYGVLSDCEYHYRKNDVENSLISNSANNKSYFTTRIDNYFFKLIDDSLRMYNEVPEFIQNVIMYDLQWILEIKDVSNLLNEEEIKELYEKIFSLLYYIGDEVILEQRSIPSTLKAHIVLLKYFGWDYLDTKTFNIQEIDEKFLENENNIVPKISKRELDSLIKKLSLNTVYIDNFEFKNPSELYISGMITSLFNKELNVQAVVNDDVIIDSKKLNFPQRDNYSLNFNYGHNHNFEVKIPMKDNNTKISFRAELNDSYSDLGILDEDLLIDYNLTSRLSRISEFKVSKDYISYDQGNSILVEKRTSFSSLKNQLHTLRNIFSQKREGWRTGFVLRGLYLLSYPFLRNKRIWILMDLPYSADDNGLQLFKYINKIKNLDDNEIDKLDISKGELNDLRKIKVYFTLEKSSSHYENMLSLENEYIASSNKDKIKKLLGLDKPSKEYEEIKKIGKVIPYKSLKHRLYSMYAELIISSHPDNNIIYPFWGNYPHLAGLIKSKTVFLQHGVTKDDVSSWLNSYEKNLSLLLTVSDYEKESFLSSNYGYSENIVKVLGFPRFDYLESLEDKREIIVMPTWRRQYHNFSDDEFKQSNFFKTFNELINDKDLLDYLEENNYKLVFKPHPNLNKFIKLFDKDRRVDFDLKDLNKDYEGYTSRRYSDIFNHSSLIITDFSSVSFDFAYLKKPLIYYHYDNDYHFDSENGYFKYDEMGFGPVVKGYDDLINNIKNYVDSNCQMEDLYKERVDDFFKYKDKNNCKRVFKELLDLDKYY